From one Candidatus Neomarinimicrobiota bacterium genomic stretch:
- a CDS encoding cbb3-type cytochrome c oxidase subunit I, protein MSDKSFIKNYLFSTDHKTIAKQFLIFALLWIGLGGFMSLVMRWQLAYPETPLPVIGASQEFLDSGEPQGFVDRTWQSFEEDEEEGWWMTNMPYGIVDPSFYNVLFTMHATIMVFFVAMPLLLGTFANFLIPLMIGARDMAFPFLNMLSFWATVVSGFIMIASFLVPGGASSAGWTAYPPLSAVVEYTGVNWGINLWILSLGVFAVASMMGSINYITTVINLRAKGLSLYRLPIVIWFIWITAMISLLAFPVLLVGAVLLLFDRTFGTAFYAATGGGDPLLWQHLFWFFGHPEVYILFLPAFGITLEILPVFSRKTIFSYKYTIYALITASVLSFVVWGHHMFVSGMDPGAASTFFSLFTILISAPFALIMFNTIATLYGGKMSFTAPMHYALGVIGVFIFGGLGGIYLGSSMVNMPLHDTYFVVGHFHFIIFGAIFLGICAGIQYWFPKMFGRMMNETLGKLHFWLTITSFVAVFFPMHLLGMAGHIRRIYNPMSYEYLQDLQWINVFISWASVVLFLAQFIWLYNFVHSYFKGKIAEDNPWKANSIEWTAHNPVPHGNFTTPPVVYRGAYEYSVPGAPEDWIPQTNKD, encoded by the coding sequence ATGAGCGACAAGAGCTTTATTAAAAATTATCTGTTTTCTACCGATCACAAAACTATCGCAAAACAATTTCTCATTTTCGCCTTGCTCTGGATAGGGCTTGGCGGATTTATGTCTCTCGTTATGCGTTGGCAGCTAGCTTATCCTGAGACCCCGCTACCAGTTATCGGTGCCTCTCAGGAATTTTTAGACAGCGGAGAACCGCAGGGATTTGTTGATCGCACCTGGCAAAGTTTTGAAGAAGACGAAGAAGAGGGCTGGTGGATGACCAATATGCCTTACGGCATTGTGGATCCTTCATTTTATAACGTTTTATTTACTATGCATGCAACTATAATGGTGTTTTTCGTGGCAATGCCGTTACTTTTGGGCACTTTTGCCAACTTCCTGATACCATTAATGATAGGCGCCCGGGACATGGCTTTTCCGTTTCTAAATATGCTCTCTTTCTGGGCAACGGTTGTCTCAGGTTTTATTATGATTGCAAGTTTCTTAGTGCCGGGAGGAGCGTCTTCGGCAGGATGGACAGCATATCCGCCGCTGAGCGCAGTCGTTGAATATACAGGCGTTAACTGGGGAATCAATCTCTGGATATTGAGCCTTGGTGTATTTGCCGTGGCTTCGATGATGGGTTCGATTAATTACATTACAACAGTAATAAATTTAAGGGCAAAAGGACTATCGTTGTATCGATTGCCAATTGTCATTTGGTTTATCTGGATTACAGCTATGATTTCCTTGCTCGCCTTTCCTGTCCTATTAGTAGGGGCGGTTTTACTTCTGTTCGACAGAACTTTTGGAACTGCTTTCTACGCCGCAACCGGTGGAGGAGACCCGCTACTCTGGCAACATCTTTTCTGGTTTTTCGGACACCCGGAAGTATATATTCTTTTTCTGCCGGCCTTCGGTATAACGCTTGAAATCCTCCCGGTATTTTCAAGAAAAACTATCTTCAGTTACAAATATACGATTTACGCGCTCATCACCGCATCAGTTCTCAGCTTCGTCGTATGGGGTCATCATATGTTCGTGAGCGGTATGGACCCGGGCGCGGCAAGCACATTTTTCAGTTTATTTACAATCCTCATATCTGCGCCATTTGCCCTAATAATGTTCAATACAATAGCAACTCTTTACGGTGGGAAAATGAGCTTTACCGCTCCTATGCATTATGCGCTCGGTGTTATCGGAGTTTTTATTTTTGGTGGACTGGGAGGTATTTACCTTGGATCATCTATGGTTAATATGCCTCTTCATGACACTTATTTCGTCGTAGGGCATTTTCACTTCATAATCTTCGGGGCGATTTTCCTCGGTATTTGCGCCGGAATTCAATACTGGTTTCCTAAAATGTTCGGACGAATGATGAATGAAACACTCGGAAAACTCCACTTCTGGCTTACAATAACATCGTTCGTTGCCGTATTTTTTCCCATGCATCTTCTTGGTATGGCCGGGCATATAAGAAGAATTTACAATCCAATGTCTTATGAGTATTTGCAGGATCTTCAATGGATAAACGTTTTTATTTCTTGGGCGTCAGTTGTTTTATTTCTTGCGCAGTTTATCTGGCTATATAATTTTGTGCATAGCTATTTCAAGGGTAAAATAGCTGAGGATAATCCATGGAAAGCAAACAGCATAGAATGGACGGCACATAATCCTGTTCCGCATGGTAATTTTACTACGCCACCGGTGGTATATCGAGGCGCTTACGAGTATAGCGTTCCGGGAGCTCCCGAGGATTGGATTCCTCAAACTAATAAAGATTGA
- a CDS encoding COX15/CtaA family protein, with protein sequence MNNNHTREQRWIGRIALTTVGATFFLLILGGIVSSKGVGMAVPDWPTTFGYNMFTYPLSKMVGGIFYEHSHRLIGSLVGFLTIGLSTAILWKDNRKWLKVLSVVALIAVIAQGIMGGMRVVEISKMFAVAHGAFAHAFFALIVSIAFFLSNYWKEISSDDNVMEASKLRRFSVITSIAIYLQLIAGAVYRHTGNWFWVHMLLALIVTTIIFLLMDSVNKKVGKVTFLRRTSITLSALIVLQLFSGLGAYMTKLISPDPLTASSIVVTITVIHVLSGALIFSSSVLLTLGIFKCTKESQELAAA encoded by the coding sequence TTGAATAATAACCATACTAGAGAACAGCGATGGATAGGCAGAATCGCTCTGACTACTGTCGGCGCCACATTCTTCTTACTGATTTTAGGTGGAATTGTCTCAAGTAAGGGAGTAGGAATGGCTGTTCCGGATTGGCCTACTACATTCGGGTATAATATGTTCACCTATCCTTTATCGAAAATGGTTGGCGGAATATTTTATGAACACAGCCACCGGCTTATCGGATCTCTGGTAGGATTTCTTACTATCGGACTCAGTACGGCGATTCTGTGGAAGGATAATCGCAAGTGGCTTAAGGTTCTATCTGTAGTCGCTTTGATTGCTGTCATCGCTCAAGGAATTATGGGTGGTATGCGGGTTGTAGAAATCAGCAAAATGTTTGCGGTGGCTCATGGGGCATTTGCTCATGCGTTTTTTGCGCTTATTGTAAGCATCGCTTTTTTCTTATCGAATTATTGGAAAGAAATTTCCTCAGATGATAATGTTATGGAGGCATCCAAGCTCCGCAGATTCAGCGTTATTACATCAATAGCGATTTACTTACAACTTATTGCAGGAGCTGTTTACAGACACACGGGGAATTGGTTTTGGGTTCATATGCTTCTTGCGCTCATTGTCACGACCATAATTTTCTTGCTGATGGACTCGGTAAATAAAAAGGTTGGGAAAGTAACATTTTTGCGGAGAACGTCTATTACGCTTAGCGCGTTGATTGTATTGCAGCTTTTTTCGGGATTGGGGGCGTATATGACGAAACTCATTTCTCCTGACCCCCTCACCGCATCATCTATAGTTGTAACGATTACAGTCATACATGTATTGTCAGGAGCGTTGATTTTTTCTTCTTCTGTTCTTCTCACACTCGGTATATTCAAATGCACTAAAGAATCTCAGGAATTGGCTGCCGCATGA
- a CDS encoding cbb3-type cytochrome c oxidase subunit I, with product MTDDISAAETIESHPHQSFISKYIFSYDHKMIAKQYLFLGLLMFLVGGMLALLLRWELGYPEEPLPIIGLSDEYIETGEAASAVDRMWDQWFEEETENWFTNNIPGGVIGPDFYNSLFTMHATIMIFFAVMPILIGCFGNFLIPLMIGTKDMAFPFLNMLSFWVAVIATILILSGFFVPGGHAAAGWTGYPPLSTSEAYSGVDWGQNLWIISLMFIGISSMMGAINFLTTIINMRAKGMTFFRMPLTVWSLFIVAILLLLAVPVLAAALAMLLFDKMMGTSFFSSSGGGDPILWQHLFWFFGHPEVYVLILPGMGIASDILSVFSRKPIFGYKAMVYAMISIAGLGFIVWGHHMFQSGMNPALGMAFMFSTMVIAVPSAIKTFNWLGTLKGGNIKFSVPMLNALAFVSMFVIGGLSGIYMASTPVDIFIHDTYFIVAHIHYVVFGGSIFALFAGIYYWFPKMFGREMNMTLGKIHFWFTIIFFNATFFPMHILGIGGHMRRIYNPMQYEFLQDMQWINEFITVAAMLLGFAQLLFIYNFFYSMYKGKEAQDNPWEANTLEWTTPTPPPHGNFLTPPTIYRGPYEYSVPDREEDWYSQSEE from the coding sequence ATGACAGATGATATTTCGGCAGCCGAAACAATCGAAAGCCATCCACATCAAAGTTTCATAAGTAAATATATATTTTCATACGATCACAAGATGATTGCAAAGCAATATCTTTTTCTCGGATTATTAATGTTTTTGGTCGGCGGTATGCTTGCCCTCCTACTCAGATGGGAATTAGGTTATCCCGAGGAGCCTCTGCCAATTATCGGTCTCTCAGACGAATATATTGAAACGGGAGAAGCAGCGAGCGCGGTAGATAGAATGTGGGATCAGTGGTTTGAGGAAGAAACTGAAAATTGGTTTACGAACAACATTCCCGGCGGAGTAATCGGTCCCGACTTTTATAACTCACTTTTCACAATGCATGCCACTATTATGATATTCTTTGCCGTTATGCCTATCCTCATAGGTTGTTTCGGAAATTTCCTTATTCCGCTTATGATAGGTACCAAAGATATGGCTTTCCCCTTTCTGAATATGCTCTCATTTTGGGTGGCTGTGATAGCGACAATCTTAATATTATCTGGGTTTTTCGTCCCGGGAGGTCATGCAGCGGCAGGATGGACGGGCTATCCGCCTCTGTCCACTTCCGAAGCATATTCCGGCGTTGATTGGGGTCAAAATCTCTGGATAATCAGTTTGATGTTTATCGGCATTTCTTCGATGATGGGCGCTATAAATTTCTTAACCACTATTATTAATATGCGAGCAAAAGGTATGACATTCTTCAGAATGCCTCTGACAGTATGGTCGTTGTTTATAGTTGCGATTTTACTGCTGCTTGCGGTACCGGTGCTTGCGGCTGCTCTCGCAATGCTTTTGTTCGATAAAATGATGGGTACAAGTTTCTTTTCCAGTAGTGGTGGCGGAGATCCGATTTTGTGGCAACATCTCTTCTGGTTTTTCGGTCACCCGGAAGTGTACGTATTAATATTACCCGGAATGGGAATTGCCTCTGATATTCTTTCCGTATTCTCGAGAAAGCCAATTTTTGGCTACAAGGCTATGGTTTACGCTATGATCTCAATTGCGGGACTCGGATTTATAGTCTGGGGACATCATATGTTCCAAAGCGGTATGAACCCTGCTCTTGGTATGGCATTTATGTTTTCTACTATGGTTATCGCCGTGCCTTCAGCTATCAAGACGTTCAATTGGCTTGGTACCCTGAAAGGCGGAAATATAAAATTTTCTGTGCCGATGCTTAATGCTCTGGCGTTTGTATCTATGTTCGTTATCGGCGGACTAAGCGGAATTTACATGGCTTCAACACCCGTTGATATTTTCATACATGACACCTATTTCATCGTCGCCCATATTCATTATGTAGTATTCGGCGGAAGTATTTTCGCCTTGTTCGCCGGAATATATTATTGGTTTCCTAAAATGTTTGGAAGAGAAATGAATATGACGCTTGGAAAAATTCATTTTTGGTTTACAATAATATTTTTCAATGCGACTTTCTTCCCGATGCACATACTCGGTATCGGCGGTCATATGAGAAGAATTTATAATCCGATGCAGTATGAATTTCTTCAGGATATGCAATGGATAAACGAATTCATAACCGTCGCTGCTATGCTGCTGGGATTTGCTCAATTACTTTTTATCTATAATTTCTTTTACAGTATGTACAAAGGGAAAGAGGCTCAGGATAATCCATGGGAAGCGAATACACTTGAGTGGACAACGCCTACTCCGCCACCTCATGGAAATTTTTTAACTCCTCCAACAATTTACAGAGGTCCTTACGAATACAGCGTGCCTGATAGAGAAGAAGATTGGTATTCACAATCAGAGGAATAA
- the cyoE gene encoding protoheme IX farnesyltransferase: MNQRIKDYIMMTKPRLISLVLLTTLAGFFLGSNGSPDLNLLLTTLIGSSLVACGALVLNQYIERDVDALMKRTSNRPLPSKRLNPINALIFGIVLSLIGLIINLFFINTLTAALALLSLTSYLFVYTPMKKISALCILVGAVPGALPIAGGWVAATGNFDFSATILFSILFFWQIPHSLAIAWLYKGDYERAGLKLLPDFSEDSNAVGHQVLLNSMALLPIGLMPSVFGMTGHIHFFTALILGIGFTLFAAKFARNRSITSAKKLLYASYLYIPFQLGVMSFDQITN; encoded by the coding sequence ATGAATCAGCGTATAAAAGACTATATTATGATGACAAAGCCCCGGCTAATAAGCCTTGTTTTGCTCACAACTCTCGCGGGATTTTTCCTGGGTTCCAACGGTTCACCGGATCTGAATTTACTTTTAACTACGCTTATTGGCTCATCACTCGTAGCATGCGGAGCTCTCGTATTGAATCAATATATTGAGAGAGACGTTGATGCCCTTATGAAACGGACAAGCAACAGACCATTACCCTCGAAAAGATTGAATCCCATTAATGCCCTGATATTTGGGATAGTTCTAAGTCTAATCGGACTAATTATAAATTTATTCTTCATAAACACTCTCACTGCTGCCTTAGCCCTACTGTCTCTTACCTCATATTTGTTTGTTTACACTCCTATGAAAAAAATATCGGCTTTGTGTATTCTTGTTGGCGCTGTTCCGGGCGCGCTTCCGATAGCGGGCGGATGGGTTGCCGCTACGGGAAATTTTGATTTTTCTGCTACAATTCTGTTTTCTATACTCTTTTTCTGGCAGATACCCCACAGTCTTGCAATCGCCTGGCTGTATAAAGGTGATTATGAACGAGCTGGGCTGAAGCTGCTGCCTGATTTCTCTGAGGATAGCAATGCAGTCGGGCATCAGGTATTATTAAACAGTATGGCATTGTTGCCTATCGGACTAATGCCCAGTGTATTCGGAATGACCGGCCATATTCATTTTTTCACTGCTCTGATATTAGGAATCGGATTCACATTATTTGCCGCGAAGTTTGCTCGTAATCGTTCGATAACATCTGCAAAAAAATTACTCTATGCGTCCTATTTATATATACCTTTCCAATTAGGTGTTATGAGTTTTGATCAAATTACAAATTGA
- the coxB gene encoding cytochrome c oxidase subunit II, translating into MLNWLPENISTYGMDIDFLLYFIYYITTAIFFIVAAFMAYFLIKYRYNPNRKAEYSHGNVKLEVIWTSATTIGVFILALISAPVWEEIKFDMPEPDVMIQVTGEQFNWKVLYPGPDKIFGTEDDLEMENEVNVPVNKVVHINLLSDDVIHSFFIPVMRLKQDAVPGREITVWFESTKTGKYEIPCAELCGFGHSGMLGHLYVHSPEEYENWVNENWPEL; encoded by the coding sequence ATGCTAAATTGGTTGCCAGAAAATATTTCTACTTATGGAATGGATATAGATTTTCTCTTATATTTCATCTATTACATTACCACTGCCATCTTTTTCATTGTTGCCGCCTTTATGGCGTATTTCCTCATCAAATACCGTTATAACCCGAATCGCAAGGCGGAATACTCGCATGGGAACGTTAAACTTGAGGTGATATGGACAAGCGCCACCACGATTGGGGTTTTTATCCTTGCCCTTATTAGCGCGCCTGTTTGGGAAGAGATCAAATTTGATATGCCTGAACCGGATGTAATGATACAGGTTACGGGTGAACAATTTAATTGGAAGGTTCTTTATCCCGGTCCGGACAAAATCTTTGGAACCGAAGACGACCTTGAGATGGAAAACGAAGTGAATGTACCTGTAAATAAGGTAGTCCATATCAATTTGCTTTCTGACGACGTCATTCACAGTTTTTTCATACCGGTTATGAGACTAAAGCAGGATGCCGTTCCCGGACGCGAGATTACTGTCTGGTTCGAATCTACTAAAACAGGCAAGTATGAAATTCCCTGCGCTGAACTTTGCGGATTTGGACATTCAGGAATGCTTGGACATTTGTATGTTCACTCTCCGGAGGAATATGAGAATTGGGTAAACGAAAATTGGCCCGAATTATAA